The following coding sequences are from one Deltaproteobacteria bacterium window:
- a CDS encoding 4Fe-4S dicluster domain-containing protein, which translates to MKVEDKLFLDRFRVDEEPHLRIIDGSVCQHKCSDQPCLYFCPANVYRLEKDRISIAYEGCLECGSCRIGCPHLNIEWRFPRGGYGVSHKFG; encoded by the coding sequence ATGAAGGTCGAAGACAAACTTTTTTTAGACCGGTTCCGGGTGGATGAGGAGCCTCATCTGCGGATCATCGATGGTTCTGTGTGCCAGCACAAGTGTTCTGATCAGCCCTGTCTCTATTTTTGCCCGGCAAATGTTTATCGGTTGGAGAAAGACCGCATCAGCATTGCTTACGAAGGTTGTCTGGAATGTGGGTCCTGTCGCATCGGATGCCCCCATCTCAACATAGAATGGCGGTTCCCCAGGGGGGGATACGGAGTAAGCCATAAGTTCGGATAA
- a CDS encoding indolepyruvate oxidoreductase subunit beta, translating to MNLAKDPLNLIITGVGGQGNVLASQLVGRALVRENFYVTIGETYGASQRGGAVMSHLRISKESQHSPLIPEGQADIVVALEPVEALRVIGQYGNPSVAAVVNSRPIYPTAVTVGEAEYPSWEKIKQTIYELARKAWFIDATEMALSYGSPIFTNIIMVGALAGTQLIPLERKAFEEIIRESFPAAQVADNLKAFKRGMEMTQGF from the coding sequence ATGAACCTTGCCAAAGACCCATTGAATTTGATCATCACGGGCGTAGGTGGCCAAGGTAACGTTTTGGCCTCCCAGCTGGTCGGCCGCGCCCTGGTTAGAGAAAATTTTTATGTAACCATCGGAGAAACCTACGGAGCTTCCCAGAGGGGCGGAGCGGTGATGAGCCACCTGCGGATATCCAAAGAATCCCAGCACAGCCCTCTCATTCCTGAAGGGCAGGCCGACATCGTCGTCGCCCTGGAACCGGTGGAAGCCTTGCGGGTGATCGGCCAGTACGGGAACCCGTCGGTGGCCGCCGTGGTGAACTCCCGCCCCATCTACCCCACGGCTGTAACCGTAGGCGAAGCGGAGTATCCCTCCTGGGAGAAAATCAAGCAGACTATTTATGAATTGGCCCGGAAAGCCTGGTTCATCGACGCCACAGAGATGGCCCTCTCTTACGGCTCACCCATCTTTACCAACATCATCATGGTCGGCGCTCTGGCCGGCACCCAGCTCATTCCTTTGGAGCGGAAGGCCTTTGAAGAAATCATCCGGGAGAGCTTCCCGGCTGCCCAGGTTGCTGATAACCTCAAAGCCTTCAAGCGCGGCATGGAAATGACTCAAGGTTTCTAA
- a CDS encoding electron transfer flavoprotein subunit alpha, which translates to MPRNTKGLEVAKIIPDSCIGCQICLSECPVGAIRLSAEGVAVIDPEACVGCGKCSEVCPVGAVRFEKKRRQKVTQERKKDFTEGLVGYQGVAVFIEVLNGRGAPVSWELIGKGRELAAKRKARVIGLLLGYQMKEIAEEAIAYGCEEVQVIDNPLLQSYLSQTYGEALADLCRRIKPEILLLGATPLGRDLSGSVATHLNTGLTADCTALDIDEEKGYLLMTRPTFGGNIMATIYCQEHRPQMSTVRQKIMKASEKDSNPKGDIHFQPWNPPAGEMAKIIDFLKETPQAGSVDIGQAPALVVAGKGACDPASMPMLQELADLIGGVVACSRPVVESGLMPYERQVGQTGKTVAPKLYIGVGISGAVQHIEGMQGSEKILAINSDPQAPIFRVADVGLVGNYSQVVPALVASLKKKLGSV; encoded by the coding sequence ATGCCCAGGAATACTAAAGGATTGGAAGTAGCCAAAATTATCCCTGACTCCTGCATCGGCTGTCAGATTTGTTTGAGCGAATGCCCGGTGGGTGCCATCCGGCTTTCAGCGGAGGGGGTGGCGGTTATCGACCCGGAAGCCTGCGTCGGATGCGGAAAATGCTCTGAAGTCTGTCCGGTGGGGGCTGTTCGCTTCGAAAAGAAAAGGCGCCAAAAGGTAACCCAGGAAAGAAAAAAAGATTTCACGGAGGGCCTGGTTGGTTACCAAGGTGTGGCCGTCTTCATCGAAGTTCTGAACGGCCGGGGAGCCCCGGTCTCCTGGGAGCTAATAGGAAAAGGGCGGGAGTTGGCCGCCAAAAGAAAGGCGAGGGTAATCGGCCTTCTCCTGGGGTACCAAATGAAAGAGATCGCGGAAGAAGCCATCGCCTATGGTTGCGAAGAAGTTCAAGTAATCGATAATCCCTTGCTCCAAAGCTATCTCTCCCAAACTTACGGGGAAGCCCTCGCGGACCTGTGTCGGCGAATCAAGCCGGAGATTCTTTTGCTTGGAGCCACTCCTCTGGGGAGGGATCTTTCTGGAAGTGTGGCCACTCATCTAAATACAGGCCTCACCGCCGATTGCACCGCTTTGGATATTGATGAAGAAAAGGGATATCTTCTAATGACGCGGCCGACTTTCGGGGGCAACATCATGGCCACCATTTACTGTCAGGAGCATCGCCCCCAAATGAGTACCGTCAGGCAAAAGATAATGAAAGCCTCAGAAAAGGATTCCAATCCTAAGGGCGATATTCACTTTCAGCCGTGGAATCCGCCCGCAGGGGAAATGGCCAAAATTATTGATTTCCTAAAGGAGACCCCCCAGGCCGGCAGTGTGGATATTGGCCAAGCCCCTGCCCTTGTCGTGGCTGGAAAGGGGGCTTGCGACCCAGCCTCCATGCCCATGCTTCAGGAGTTGGCTGATTTGATTGGGGGGGTAGTGGCTTGTTCCCGGCCGGTTGTGGAATCTGGATTGATGCCCTATGAACGACAGGTTGGTCAGACAGGGAAAACAGTGGCTCCCAAGTTATACATTGGAGTTGGAATTTCCGGAGCTGTCCAGCATATAGAAGGCATGCAAGGCTCCGAAAAGATATTGGCCATTAATTCTGATCCCCAGGCACCGATCTTTCGGGTAGCCGACGTTGGGCTGGTAGGGAACTATTCGCAGGTAGTCCCGGCGCTGGTCGCCAGCCTAAAGAAAAAATTAGGGTCAGTGTGA
- a CDS encoding FAD-dependent oxidoreductase, whose protein sequence is MKEAFDVAIVGAGPAGISAACLLADQGVKTIVVERGEYPGSKNISGGVLYGYDLYQILPDFPAQNCPIERNIVESRLWYLSKDGGYSLSYRNQIFAQERKQNVFTVGRAKFDRWFAEQAKKKGALMACGTVVTDLLRDDQNRIVGVQTDRADGDLRAKLVLLADGVNSPLAAKTGFRPEPKPHQVALAVKEVIELSEEQIQERFNVEPNNGVTIEILGVVTKGMNGIAVIYTNRKSLSLCIGANLSDLAQHKVKPYEMMEDFKEHPMVAPLIRGGKSTEYMAHWIAEGGYDSIPQLCGDGFLIGGDSAMLFNTLHREGSNLAMTSGRFAAEAMLEALEKGDFSRHGLQGYISRLQNSYIFKDLKKYKRFGQFLETHPELFTSLPEWASQAAREILTVNGVPKKEKQKVLWNQLRAKISPMRLLRIFWDGWRSVK, encoded by the coding sequence ATGAAAGAGGCCTTTGATGTGGCCATTGTCGGGGCAGGGCCGGCCGGCATATCGGCGGCCTGCCTTCTGGCTGACCAAGGCGTCAAGACCATTGTCGTAGAACGTGGCGAATACCCCGGGTCCAAGAATATCTCCGGAGGTGTCCTCTATGGGTATGACCTGTACCAGATCCTCCCGGATTTTCCTGCCCAAAACTGCCCCATCGAACGGAACATCGTTGAGTCCAGGCTCTGGTACCTATCCAAGGATGGGGGATACAGCCTTTCTTACAGGAATCAAATATTTGCCCAAGAGCGGAAACAGAATGTATTTACCGTGGGCAGGGCTAAATTCGACCGATGGTTTGCGGAACAGGCGAAAAAAAAGGGCGCCCTGATGGCCTGTGGAACCGTGGTCACCGACCTGCTGCGGGACGACCAAAATCGAATCGTAGGAGTACAAACTGACCGCGCGGATGGAGACCTTCGGGCGAAACTTGTCCTCCTGGCGGATGGGGTCAATTCACCTCTGGCTGCGAAAACAGGATTTCGTCCTGAACCTAAGCCTCACCAGGTGGCCTTGGCAGTGAAAGAAGTGATCGAACTCAGCGAAGAGCAGATCCAGGAACGATTCAACGTGGAGCCTAACAACGGCGTGACCATCGAGATCCTTGGCGTGGTCACCAAGGGCATGAATGGGATTGCCGTAATCTACACCAACCGAAAATCACTCTCCCTCTGCATCGGGGCCAATCTGTCCGATCTCGCACAACACAAAGTTAAACCTTACGAAATGATGGAAGACTTCAAAGAACACCCCATGGTAGCTCCCCTAATTCGGGGAGGCAAGTCCACAGAATACATGGCTCACTGGATTGCCGAGGGGGGGTACGATTCCATCCCTCAACTCTGCGGGGATGGATTTCTTATTGGCGGGGATTCGGCCATGTTATTCAACACCCTTCACCGGGAAGGGTCTAACCTGGCTATGACCTCGGGGCGGTTTGCGGCCGAAGCGATGCTGGAGGCATTGGAGAAAGGAGATTTTAGCCGCCATGGCCTGCAGGGATATATTTCTCGGCTACAGAATTCTTACATTTTTAAAGATCTGAAAAAATACAAGCGTTTCGGCCAATTTCTCGAAACCCATCCGGAATTATTCACCTCTCTGCCGGAATGGGCCAGTCAGGCAGCCAGGGAGATACTCACGGTCAATGGAGTTCCTAAAAAAGAGAAGCAGAAGGTCCTCTGGAATCAACTCCGAGCTAAAATTTCCCCTATGAGGCTCCTGAGGATTTTCTGGGATGGCTGGAGAAGTGTAAAATGA